The following coding sequences are from one Candidatus Melainabacteria bacterium window:
- a CDS encoding tetratricopeptide repeat protein, whose protein sequence is MFGGGMEIPEQLKEIIRHSSEAEVVEIVMMSLKEAMRDPDAFAKAGNVPPMLAQGLKMLPKNDEALRPMAKTMAQMLIKQVKSGATPSFDDVKDSLADAGSWMSNFMGGMNDVPDSAPAIPDEVTRLIEASIECKKREDFEKAEELLKEALKICPPESAAACQVLNNLATTQLILDKYDEAEVNLKQFLKLSEKHLSPDDHHIASSYFGLAMVREAQNKTADADLLYKKALSIAEKAYANSPLELAHMLETLANFYEGQKLWRKADPLFQRAFMLREKALGNEDLEVAEQFVRYALVHENREHYAEAEMFCYKSLQIKYKLLKPDDADLARNQALLSSIYIGQKEYAKAEPILKQALEVLEQNGDEDELIYPLEIYERLLKATEREDEAAKVSERLAALNTEE, encoded by the coding sequence ATGTTTGGCGGCGGTATGGAAATTCCAGAACAGCTGAAGGAAATAATTCGCCACTCAAGTGAGGCAGAAGTTGTTGAAATCGTGATGATGTCGCTAAAAGAAGCGATGAGAGATCCTGATGCCTTTGCCAAAGCTGGAAACGTTCCGCCGATGCTCGCGCAAGGTTTGAAAATGCTTCCGAAGAATGATGAGGCACTCAGACCAATGGCTAAGACAATGGCGCAAATGCTGATCAAGCAAGTAAAGTCAGGCGCCACCCCGAGCTTTGATGACGTGAAAGATTCTCTCGCCGATGCGGGTTCCTGGATGTCTAACTTCATGGGAGGAATGAACGATGTGCCGGACTCGGCTCCTGCGATTCCAGACGAAGTGACACGATTGATTGAAGCATCAATTGAATGCAAGAAAAGAGAAGATTTCGAAAAGGCGGAAGAGTTGCTCAAAGAGGCGCTAAAAATATGTCCGCCCGAAAGTGCCGCTGCCTGTCAGGTGCTCAACAACCTGGCCACGACTCAGCTGATCCTCGATAAGTATGACGAGGCAGAAGTAAACCTCAAACAGTTCTTGAAACTCTCAGAGAAGCATCTGTCGCCCGACGATCATCACATTGCCAGCTCATATTTCGGACTGGCAATGGTGCGCGAAGCACAAAACAAAACGGCTGATGCAGACTTGCTCTACAAGAAGGCACTTTCTATTGCGGAAAAAGCATATGCTAATTCGCCACTGGAACTCGCGCACATGCTTGAAACGCTGGCGAATTTTTACGAAGGGCAGAAGCTCTGGAGAAAGGCTGATCCTCTTTTTCAACGCGCCTTCATGTTGCGCGAGAAAGCGCTGGGCAACGAAGATCTGGAAGTCGCAGAACAGTTCGTGCGTTATGCGCTTGTACATGAGAATCGCGAACATTATGCAGAGGCAGAAATGTTTTGCTACAAGTCACTGCAGATCAAATACAAGTTACTGAAGCCGGATGATGCTGACCTCGCTCGCAATCAAGCGCTTCTGTCCTCGATCTACATAGGGCAGAAAGAATATGCGAAAGCGGAACCAATATTGAAGCAGGCTTTAGAAGTGCTTGAGCAAAATGGTGATGAGGATGAGCTAATCTATCCGCTCGAAATTTATGAACGCCTTTTGAAGGCGACTGAGCGAGAAGATGAAGCCGCGAAAGTCTCAGAAAGGCTTGCAGCCCTTAATACTGAGGAATAG
- a CDS encoding YHYH protein — MSPAYALTTNVRIFTQGQYRIIDSNGIPNHPTGQFPNAENPNTISEQSYEWRMAKEPTFASAVTALFLEPFGVAVNGVPFDPGANEFWNRDRNSGWQYEPMFKHSLGLDQSNAHVQPNGAYHYHGLPTGLLEKLAKAPHPVLIGYAADGFPIYAPYGYRDAKNTRSGMTRLRSSYRVKGGTRPSGPGGKYDGSFVQDYEYVANLGDLDQCNGRFGATNEYPQGIYHYIVTDTFPFIPRQWKGKPDPSFLRHGHTGSGGGREGGFPPGGGPGGGREGGFPPGGGPGGGREGGFPPGGGPGGGFPPGGPNGDPGGRPPWRGGPMGGPNGGPPRGGPPNGDPSSGNRRGPMGNPINGDPNNGPPRGPMGNPMNGDPNNGPPRGPMGDPMNGDPSNGPPRGPVNDSDASNSNSGQLRGSSGDANSGQHTLTTSAASR, encoded by the coding sequence ATGTCTCCGGCCTATGCGCTCACGACCAACGTGCGCATTTTTACTCAAGGACAATATCGCATAATCGATTCAAACGGAATTCCCAATCATCCGACCGGACAGTTTCCAAACGCCGAAAATCCAAACACAATTTCGGAACAAAGTTACGAGTGGAGAATGGCTAAGGAACCGACTTTTGCCAGTGCAGTGACGGCGCTGTTTCTCGAGCCGTTTGGTGTTGCCGTTAACGGTGTTCCGTTTGATCCCGGTGCTAACGAATTTTGGAATCGCGATCGAAACTCGGGTTGGCAGTATGAGCCCATGTTTAAACACAGTCTCGGATTAGATCAGAGCAATGCACATGTTCAGCCTAATGGTGCATACCATTATCATGGATTGCCGACCGGACTGTTGGAAAAATTAGCCAAGGCACCGCATCCGGTGCTAATTGGTTATGCTGCCGATGGTTTTCCAATCTATGCGCCGTATGGTTATAGAGACGCCAAAAATACCAGGTCTGGAATGACCAGACTGCGTTCTAGTTACAGGGTCAAAGGTGGCACGCGTCCATCTGGTCCTGGTGGTAAATATGATGGCAGTTTCGTTCAAGATTATGAATACGTCGCTAATCTTGGTGACCTCGATCAGTGCAATGGTCGCTTTGGCGCCACAAATGAATATCCTCAGGGCATTTATCATTACATCGTTACAGATACATTTCCCTTCATTCCACGCCAGTGGAAAGGAAAGCCTGACCCGAGTTTTCTGCGGCACGGCCACACCGGGAGTGGTGGCGGACGTGAGGGTGGTTTCCCTCCCGGTGGCGGACCGGGTGGTGGACGTGAGGGTGGTTTCCCTCCCGGTGGCGGACCGGGTGGTGGACGTGAGGGTGGTTTCCCTCCCGGCGGTGGACCAGGTGGCGGCTTTCCGCCCGGTGGGCCCAATGGTGACCCTGGCGGCCGACCGCCCTGGCGCGGTGGTCCGATGGGTGGTCCAAATGGAGGTCCTCCTCGCGGTGGTCCGCCGAATGGTGACCCGAGTAGTGGAAACAGGCGAGGTCCGATGGGCAATCCAATAAACGGAGATCCGAACAATGGACCACCACGTGGTCCCATGGGCAATCCAATGAACGGAGATCCGAACAATGGTCCACCACGTGGTCCTATGGGCGATCCAATGAACGGAGACCCGAGCAATGGACCACCTCGTGGTCCGGTCAACGATTCTGATGCAAGTAACTCGAACAGTGGTCAGCTGCGAGGTTCTTCTGGCGATGCGAACAGCGGCCAACACACTCTCACTACGTCAGCGGCATCCAGGTGA
- a CDS encoding molybdenum cofactor biosynthesis protein MoeA gives MKAEWNRFENWLSKHAPNVLEGLFPGATSDEINEVEKKLGVKFPQSMRDFYSIHNGQDDESPSFMRGTTFLKLDQIYSEWSVWKDLLDKDMFCDFESEPDPGIRNDWWNPKWIPLSYDGSGNHFCLDCDPAEGGSNGQIITMWHDSPERNIQAKSFEEWIRDFADGLESGEFVYSEDYFAIVPIEDI, from the coding sequence ATGAAAGCAGAGTGGAACAGATTTGAGAATTGGCTCAGCAAGCACGCTCCAAATGTGCTTGAAGGTCTCTTTCCGGGTGCGACATCAGACGAAATTAACGAAGTTGAGAAAAAACTGGGTGTCAAGTTCCCGCAGTCTATGCGTGATTTTTACTCTATTCATAACGGTCAGGATGATGAAAGCCCTTCGTTTATGCGTGGCACGACATTCCTGAAGTTGGATCAGATCTATTCGGAGTGGTCTGTTTGGAAAGATCTTTTAGACAAAGATATGTTTTGCGATTTCGAATCGGAGCCTGATCCAGGAATTCGCAACGACTGGTGGAATCCTAAATGGATTCCTTTATCGTATGATGGCAGTGGTAATCATTTTTGCCTCGACTGCGACCCGGCTGAAGGCGGTTCCAATGGTCAAATCATCACCATGTGGCACGATTCGCCGGAGCGGAATATACAGGCAAAAAGTTTTGAAGAGTGGATTCGAGATTTTGCTGATGGTCTCGAGTCAGGAGAATTTGTTTACTCGGAAGATTACTTCGCCATTGTGCCAATTGAGGATATCTAG